The Acidobacteriota bacterium nucleotide sequence ACTGGGCGTCCGCGTCGGCATCGCCTGGTTGCACGAAACCTGCGGCCAGTGCGAATACTGCCGCGCAGGCAAAGAGAATCTCTGCGAAGCGGCGATCTTCACCGGCCATCTGGTCAATGGCGGCTATGCCGAATACGTCGTCGCGCCCGCCGCGTTTGTCTATGCGATTCCCGCAGTCTTCACAGATGTTGAAGCCGCGCCGTTGCTGTGCGCAGGCATCATCGGCTTTCGTTCGTTGCGGCTGGCAGGCATTGCGAGGCCGAGTCCAGGCCAGCGGCTGGGTCTGTATGGCTTTGGCAATGCGGCGCACATCGCGATTCAAATTGCACGGCATTGGGGCGTAGACGTTTACGCCTTCACCCGTGACACCCGGCATCAATCGTTAGCGCGGCAACTTGGCGCAGTCTGGGCGGGTAACAGCCAGGATCAACCGCCGCACAAACTCGACGCCAGCGTTATCTTTGCGCCAGCAGGTGAATTGGTGCCACCCGCCTTGCAAGCCTTGAAGAAAGGCGGCACGCTGGCGCTGGGCGGAATTCACATGAGCCA carries:
- a CDS encoding zinc-dependent alcohol dehydrogenase family protein; its protein translation is MKACLLTRNAPIETNPLELTEVPTPVPQPHQILVKVSACGVCRTDLHVIEGELPLQYLPVIPGHQIIGRVAALGAEVTRFQLGVRVGIAWLHETCGQCEYCRAGKENLCEAAIFTGHLVNGGYAEYVVAPAAFVYAIPAVFTDVEAAPLLCAGIIGFRSLRLAGIARPSPGQRLGLYGFGNAAHIAIQIARHWGVDVYAFTRDTRHQSLARQLGAVWAGNSQDQPPHKLDASVIFAPAGELVPPALQALKKGGTLALGGIHMSQIPPLDYQWLYHERVIRSVANNTRQDGADFLRVAAEIPLRPQVELFPLAETNRALNALKHDAIRGAAVIQI